The Vicingus serpentipes genome includes the window ATCTTTTTACTTATTTAAATTTATTTACAAAGTAAATTCCAATAAGGATGATGAAGATGCCAAAAATCTGAATAAAATGAATTGTTTCTCCATCAATAACACCCCAAAATATAGCGAAAATTGGTATTAAATAAGTTACCGTTGATGCAAATACAGCTGTAGTATGTTTTACTAGTACGTTAAATAAAACTAGAGATAAGGCTGTTCCGAAAATTGAAAGTATAGATATATAAAAAAGAGAATTATAGGCGAGTGGATCATTTACAGTTGTTGAGACAAAATTTGTAGTAAAAAGATAAATTACTAAGGGAGGACCAATAAATAAGAAAGCAAAAGAGGAAACAATAATTGCACTGACATCTTGTAGGTATTTTTTAATAGTGTTTACACTAATCGCGTAACATATAGTTGCTAAAACAACATAGGCGCCATAACCAAACTCATCATTTTTAAAATTTAAGCCATTAGAGCTTAAAAGTGTAATAGCACCAATAAGACCAATAAAAACACCAATAAGTTTTATTTTGTTAGTAGCAATTTTAAAAACTACAACCCCCAATAAAATAGTAAATAACGGAACTAAGGAGTTTAGCATGCCAGCTAAAGAGCTAGAAATACCTGTTTCTGCTTTAGTGAATAAAAATGCAGGAATACCATTTCCAAATAAACCAACCAGAAAAAAATATTTTAAATCTTTTTTATTAACCTTTTTAAGGTTCTTAAATATTAAAGGAAGGAAACAAATAAATGAAATAACTAATCGTAAAGTTGCCACTTCATCATGAGAATATGCAATTAAACCTCGTTTCATTAAGATAAATGAACTACCCCAAATGAATGCCAAAAAAATTAACACTAGCCATTGTCCAAGAGGTTTGCTTAAATCGAATATTTTCATGGCGAATAATTCGCGCAAATGTAACTTAATTGAAAGTGATTTTTTGTATTTTTGTATTTTAAAAGATATGAGAGTTGAATTAAAGATAGAAGGATTGAGTTGTGGGCATTGTGTTAATGCTGTTACTACAATTTTAAATGAAATGAAAGGTGTTGAAAACGCTATGGTTTCTCTTCCTGATTTAGCATTTGTTGAGTTTGATGAAAATGCGGTTTCTTTAGAAGAATTGAAAAAAGCAATAAACGATTCAGAAATTTATAAAGTATTATAAAATGAAAAAGGTAATTAAAATAGCGAGTATTTCATTAATATTATCGCTTGCTGCATGCGGAACTAGTTCTAATAATGATGAAGTTAGTGCTGAAGCATTAGAAGTATTGCAAGAAAATGTAGTAATTGCAGATTATAAAGTTGATGGAATGGTATGCGCAATGGGATGTGCTAAAACTATTGAAGATGAAATTGGAGGGATGAATGGTGTTACGGTTAGTAATGTTGATTTTGAGTCAGGAAAAGCTCATTTTGAATTTGACAAAACTCAAACTTCTGAAGCTGATATCAAAGCTAAAATTGCAACTTTAGCTGATGGACAATACATTGTTGGTGAATGGTCTGAAGAAGAGGTTAAAGAAACTGAAGAGTCTGAAAATATAGAAGAGTCATCTGATGAAACGTCTGATTTAAGTGATAAAGTAGAAGTTTCTTTTTCAAATTTTGAGATACCTAATTTATTTACTTTATTAGTTAAAAGTTTATAATATGAGTTTAAAATAATTAAAAGCCTCGATTTTATCGAGGCTTTTTTTGTAGGAAAAAATTAGAATTCAATTGTTAACTTTGAATTTAAATATTTTATATGGAAGAGACTAAAAATAAGCCAGTAATAATCTGGTTGCTTTCAGGATGTTTATTAATCTTTTTGATGGTAATTGTTGGAGGGATTACGAGGCTTACTAACTCAGGTTTGTCAATGGTAGATTGGAAATTGATTATGGGGGTAATTCCGCCAATAGGAGATGAGGCATGGCAAAAAACTTTTGAGCAATACCAGAAATTTCCAGAGTATCAAATGGTAAATTACCATTTTACATTATCTGAGTTTAAGTCTATTTTCTTTTGGGAATATTTTCATCGTTTATTAGGTAGGTTAATTGGCTTAGTATTTATTATTCCATTTTTGTACTTTTTATTAAAGAAGAAATTGTCTAAAAAATTAACATTACAATGCTTGATAATTTTAGGAATGGGTGCGTTGCAAGGGGCAATAGGATGGTGGATGGTGAAAAGTGGTTTAGTAAAAGATCCTGATGTTAGTCATTTTAGGTTGGCAACTCATTTAATTACTGCATTTTTAACTTTTGCATATACATTTTGGGTAGCATTAAATCTTATTTATCCTAAAAACAGCTCTAATTATAAAGGATTAAGAAGGGTGATTTATTTGCTATTTGGGATTACCATTTTGCAAATTATTTATGGGGCTTTTGTTGCAGGTTTAAATGCAGGTTTCATTCTAAATACTTGGCCTAAAATGGGTGGTGAATGGATTAGTGAATCTGTTTTTGCGATTAAACCAATATGGTTAAGCTTAATTGAGGGGCTGGCTGGAGTTCAATTTGTACATCGTTATTTAGCTTATTTTGTAGTTTCTATTGTTGCTTATCTATGGTTTAAAACCAGAAAAATGGAGGTATCGATTATCCAAAAACAAGGTGTAAATATTTTATTAATTGCAGTATTATTTCAGTTTGTATTGGGTGTTTTTACCTTGTTGTTTTCTGTTCCTATTTGGTTAGGAGTAACACACCAATTAGGTGCATTTTTATTGTTAACAGCAGTAGTATTTGTAATGAATACTTTTAAGAAAAACTCTTAAGATTTAGTTTTTCCATTCAAAAGTTTCAAATAAATGCTCAATATCTTGTTTAATAAAATTTAATACAGGTTGTATTGAATCTTGGTTAGGAGCATTATTGAAATATAGAGATCCTCTTAAAAAATGATTTGTACTATCAGTTAAGTGAAATTGGTATTCAGAAGCTGCATCACCTTTTATATCGTAAATTAACCCAAACATGTTTTTGTCAGGATTGTTAATTGTTTTTTGTTGAATATCTATTGCTTTTACAGTATGTTTAAAAGCGAGTGTTCGAGAGTCTTCAAGAAAAATATTAAGATCATTATTTACTGGTTTATAACTCAAATAAATACTTGCGTTTAATGAAGTGAAATTTATATTAAACCAACATTTGTTGTTAGGGTTTCTAGGATCTTGCTCAATATTTGCATAATCTGGAACTTCAAAGATAAAAGGACAATCTTTTTCAATTTTATGGTAGTTTTTTTCAGGTAAATCTATCCTAAAGTAGCCTTTTGGTTTTGGTGTATAATTTTCTTCATCACATGAAGTTAATAATAATGATGAAATTAAAAAAAAGCCTATAGTCTTTAAAGTAAGTTCTCTATTCATTAATTACCATTTTTACACGTTTAATTCTTCTTTTATCCGAAGCCTCAACTATAAAACTAAAATTTAAGAAATTAATTTTTTCATTTTTCTGAGGTATTTTACCAGAAACCTCAATAATTAAACCAGCTAAAGTGTCAGCTTCCTTTTTCATTTCAGTAAAAGGAGTAGTATCCTCTATATCAATAACCTTGCTAACATCATTAATTGATGTGTTAGCATCAAAAATATAGGTTTTATCGTCAATTTTTGAGTAGGCTATATCATCCTCGTCAAATTCATCACTAATTTCACCAACAATTTCTTCTATAACATCTTCGAGGGTTATAATTCCAGAAGTTCCTCCATATTCATCAACAACTATTGCAAGATGTATTTTTCGTTCTTGAAATTCTTTTAATAAGTCATCAAGTTTTTTATTTTCAGGAACAAAAAAGGGAGAACGTACTAAGGATAGCCAATCAAAATCATCATTATTATTTATATGAGGAATTAAGTCTTTAATATAAAGTACTCCTAGTATTTTGTCAAAAGAATCATCATAGACTGGGATTCGTGAGTGCCCACTACTTAGTATTGTAGAAATAATAGTATTAAAAGGAGTAGATTTTTCAACAGCTATAACATTTACACGAGCTCTCATTACTTCTGAAACATTTGTTTCACCAAATTGAACAATACCTTTTAAAATTCGATGTTCTTCATTGTCATTAATAATATCTCCGGTTAAATCTAGAGCATGAGATAATTCTTCTACTGTAATGTCATGACTTTTTCGTTTTATTCTTTTGTCAAAAATATTAGTAGAAAAAATTAGGAGTTTGCTTAATGGGCTAAATACTTTCATTAAAATATTTAATGGAGAAGACATGATTTGAGCTAATGTTAATGCATTTTTAGTAGCATAAACTTTAGGAACAACCTCTCCAAATAATAAAATTATAAATGTGATACCAATCGCTTGAATTAAGAAAACTAACCAGTCTGGTAAAGATTTAAAGTCAATTAAACTTTCAATAATGACAGTTGAAAGTAAAATGATAGCAATGTTTATAAAATTATTTGCTACCAATATTGTAGCGAGTAATTTTTTTGGTGTTGTCAATAATTTTTTAATCCTTAATAAAGGCTTGCTTTCTCCATTATTGATTAAATCTTTTTCAGTTGGGCTTAAAGAAAATAAAGCCACCTCAGAACCAGAAATAAGTGCAGAGAAAATAATTAAAACAATTAGCGATAAAAGATACGCTAAGGTTTCAATATTAAAAGATTGATTGAGTTGAGATAAAATAATTAAATTCTGGGAGGGATCGTCCAATTTCATTGTTAATTAATTAAACTAAAAGGGCAAGTCATCAGCAATATCATTGCTTTTGTCAATAGGAGGTTCATTAGATGTGGGAGAGTTTGTGTTACTAGGAGTAGAATCATCTCTTTTTCCTCCAAGCATTTGCATATTTTCTCCAACTACCTCTGTAGTGTATCTATTGCTTCCGTCTTTATCTTGCCACTGGCGAGTTCTTAATTTACCTTCAATATAAACCTGATTGCCTTTTTTAAGGTATTTTTCAGCAATTTCAGCTAAACCTCTCCATACTACAATATTATGCCATTCGGTAATTGTTTTTTTTTCACCTGAATTTCTGTCTTTATAGGTCTCGGAAGTAGCAATAGGGAAGTTTGCAACAGCAGTTCCACCCTCTAAGTATCTTACTTCGGGGTCTTTACCTAGGTTACCTACTAATATTACTTTATTTATTCCTGCCATATTTTACATATTATAGATTATCAAATGTACTCATTTTTACTTTTTAAAGATAAAATTTTCTATCAATTTAGGAACGGGGTATTTAACAATCTCTTCCTTAATTATTTTTAATTCATCATTTTGAACACAACTAATGTCATCTATTTGAATTGACCAAAAAGTTGCATGTATTTTTTGATGAGATAAAATATGTATGTATTCAATTGATTTTTGGATAGATTTATCAGTAAGAGTATTAAGTATTTTATACTGCTCTAAATTTAATTTTTCAAATTGATGGATAGGTTTAACTGTTTCAATTAAAGGAAAATCAAATAATCCTTGCCATATATCTTTTTCAGTTCTATTTTTTATAAGGGTGTGCTTTTTGTCTGAAAATACAAGATAATTAAAGAACCTGTTTTTAACTTTTGTCTTTTTCTCTTTTATAGGTAGAATAGATATATTATCGTTTTTTAATGCCAAACATTTTGAATTAAAAATACAGTTTTCACAATTCGGTTGTTTAGGCTTACATTGTAAAGCACCAAATTCCATTATAGCTTGATTGTATTCAGCAGGATTTTTTTTATCTATTAATTCTTCGGCTAATGCCTTAAATTCTTTTTTTCCTAAAGTGCTATCAATAGGAGTGTTTATATCAAAAAACCTTGCTAAAACACGATATACATTTCCGTCAACTACAGGATAAGACATGTTAAACGAAAATGAAGAGATGGCAGCAGCAGTATATTCTCCAACACCTTTAAGAGCTAATATTTCTTTATAATTAACTGGAAACGTTCCATTGTAATTTTTTTGTATGTATTTTGCAGTAAAGTGTAAGTTTCTAGCTCTTGAATAGTAGCCTAAACCTTGCCATAGTTTTAATACTTTCTCTTCTTTTGAGTTAGCTAAATCAATTATTGTAGGGAAATTTTCTATGAATTTCAAGTAATAATTTAAACCCTGATCAACACGTGTTTGT containing:
- a CDS encoding DMT family transporter, encoding MKIFDLSKPLGQWLVLIFLAFIWGSSFILMKRGLIAYSHDEVATLRLVISFICFLPLIFKNLKKVNKKDLKYFFLVGLFGNGIPAFLFTKAETGISSSLAGMLNSLVPLFTILLGVVVFKIATNKIKLIGVFIGLIGAITLLSSNGLNFKNDEFGYGAYVVLATICYAISVNTIKKYLQDVSAIIVSSFAFLFIGPPLVIYLFTTNFVSTTVNDPLAYNSLFYISILSIFGTALSLVLFNVLVKHTTAVFASTVTYLIPIFAIFWGVIDGETIHFIQIFGIFIILIGIYFVNKFK
- a CDS encoding heavy-metal-associated domain-containing protein gives rise to the protein MRVELKIEGLSCGHCVNAVTTILNEMKGVENAMVSLPDLAFVEFDENAVSLEELKKAINDSEIYKVL
- a CDS encoding heavy-metal-associated domain-containing protein, with protein sequence MKKVIKIASISLILSLAACGTSSNNDEVSAEALEVLQENVVIADYKVDGMVCAMGCAKTIEDEIGGMNGVTVSNVDFESGKAHFEFDKTQTSEADIKAKIATLADGQYIVGEWSEEEVKETEESENIEESSDETSDLSDKVEVSFSNFEIPNLFTLLVKSL
- a CDS encoding COX15/CtaA family protein; the protein is MEETKNKPVIIWLLSGCLLIFLMVIVGGITRLTNSGLSMVDWKLIMGVIPPIGDEAWQKTFEQYQKFPEYQMVNYHFTLSEFKSIFFWEYFHRLLGRLIGLVFIIPFLYFLLKKKLSKKLTLQCLIILGMGALQGAIGWWMVKSGLVKDPDVSHFRLATHLITAFLTFAYTFWVALNLIYPKNSSNYKGLRRVIYLLFGITILQIIYGAFVAGLNAGFILNTWPKMGGEWISESVFAIKPIWLSLIEGLAGVQFVHRYLAYFVVSIVAYLWFKTRKMEVSIIQKQGVNILLIAVLFQFVLGVFTLLFSVPIWLGVTHQLGAFLLLTAVVFVMNTFKKNS
- the gldD gene encoding gliding motility lipoprotein GldD: MNRELTLKTIGFFLISSLLLTSCDEENYTPKPKGYFRIDLPEKNYHKIEKDCPFIFEVPDYANIEQDPRNPNNKCWFNINFTSLNASIYLSYKPVNNDLNIFLEDSRTLAFKHTVKAIDIQQKTINNPDKNMFGLIYDIKGDAASEYQFHLTDSTNHFLRGSLYFNNAPNQDSIQPVLNFIKQDIEHLFETFEWKN
- the gldE gene encoding gliding motility-associated protein GldE translates to MKLDDPSQNLIILSQLNQSFNIETLAYLLSLIVLIIFSALISGSEVALFSLSPTEKDLINNGESKPLLRIKKLLTTPKKLLATILVANNFINIAIILLSTVIIESLIDFKSLPDWLVFLIQAIGITFIILLFGEVVPKVYATKNALTLAQIMSSPLNILMKVFSPLSKLLIFSTNIFDKRIKRKSHDITVEELSHALDLTGDIINDNEEHRILKGIVQFGETNVSEVMRARVNVIAVEKSTPFNTIISTILSSGHSRIPVYDDSFDKILGVLYIKDLIPHINNNDDFDWLSLVRSPFFVPENKKLDDLLKEFQERKIHLAIVVDEYGGTSGIITLEDVIEEIVGEISDEFDEDDIAYSKIDDKTYIFDANTSINDVSKVIDIEDTTPFTEMKKEADTLAGLIIEVSGKIPQKNEKINFLNFSFIVEASDKRRIKRVKMVINE
- a CDS encoding single-stranded DNA-binding protein, yielding MAGINKVILVGNLGKDPEVRYLEGGTAVANFPIATSETYKDRNSGEKKTITEWHNIVVWRGLAEIAEKYLKKGNQVYIEGKLRTRQWQDKDGSNRYTTEVVGENMQMLGGKRDDSTPSNTNSPTSNEPPIDKSNDIADDLPF
- the mutY gene encoding A/G-specific adenine glycosylase, which gives rise to MDFSSLLIKWYKENKRDLPWRNTTDPYKIWLSEIILQQTRVDQGLNYYLKFIENFPTIIDLANSKEEKVLKLWQGLGYYSRARNLHFTAKYIQKNYNGTFPVNYKEILALKGVGEYTAAAISSFSFNMSYPVVDGNVYRVLARFFDINTPIDSTLGKKEFKALAEELIDKKNPAEYNQAIMEFGALQCKPKQPNCENCIFNSKCLALKNDNISILPIKEKKTKVKNRFFNYLVFSDKKHTLIKNRTEKDIWQGLFDFPLIETVKPIHQFEKLNLEQYKILNTLTDKSIQKSIEYIHILSHQKIHATFWSIQIDDISCVQNDELKIIKEEIVKYPVPKLIENFIFKK